A genomic stretch from Candidatus Eisenbacteria bacterium includes:
- a CDS encoding sensor domain-containing diguanylate cyclase: MEVAPILCAMNRHDQIVRSATTDLSESDLFFATLQEITSLINGGRAQETIFESVLDCALQILHAQAVFLITVEGRKVRKYARRISNDGQLHNLERYDIESQSGISRWVMLEGQPLHVPDVGADPRYRPEADSLPGLNTTACLAAPLKVRDTTLGVLVAVNRIDGSPFDVRHLRVLSLLANHTAIAIENGKLFRRAEQLAVTDDLTQVYNYRFLKMALRREVKRAARFGQYFSLMMLDVDNLKTYNDRHGHLRGSEVLKLVAQALVREARAIDLVAKYGGDEFVVILPQTAREGACVLAERVKQAVESRAFPLVDPGAITISVGVATFPESGATAGELLEAADIALYAAKQSGKNQVSTA; the protein is encoded by the coding sequence ATGGAGGTTGCACCGATCCTCTGCGCCATGAATCGCCATGACCAAATCGTGCGTTCTGCAACGACCGACCTCTCGGAGAGCGATCTGTTCTTTGCCACCCTTCAGGAAATTACCAGCCTGATCAACGGCGGCAGGGCGCAGGAAACGATTTTCGAATCGGTCCTGGACTGTGCCCTCCAGATCCTCCACGCGCAGGCGGTCTTCCTCATAACCGTCGAGGGGAGGAAGGTGCGGAAGTACGCGCGAAGGATTTCGAACGACGGCCAGCTCCACAACCTCGAGCGGTACGACATCGAGAGCCAGAGCGGCATTTCCCGGTGGGTCATGCTCGAAGGGCAACCGCTCCACGTACCCGATGTGGGAGCCGATCCGCGCTACCGTCCGGAGGCCGACTCGCTGCCCGGACTGAACACAACCGCCTGCCTGGCAGCTCCCCTCAAGGTGCGTGACACGACGCTCGGCGTCCTCGTCGCGGTGAACCGGATCGATGGGTCGCCGTTCGATGTACGCCACCTCCGCGTCCTTTCCCTTCTTGCCAATCACACGGCGATCGCGATCGAAAACGGAAAGCTCTTCCGGCGGGCGGAGCAGCTCGCCGTCACCGACGATCTCACCCAGGTCTACAACTACCGGTTTCTGAAGATGGCTCTGCGCCGCGAGGTGAAGCGGGCGGCTCGATTCGGGCAGTACTTCTCGCTCATGATGCTCGACGTGGACAATCTGAAAACCTACAACGACCGGCACGGACATTTGCGCGGGAGCGAAGTGCTGAAGCTCGTGGCGCAGGCGCTCGTGCGCGAGGCGCGCGCGATCGATCTCGTGGCAAAATACGGCGGTGACGAATTCGTGGTCATCCTGCCGCAGACGGCCCGCGAAGGCGCGTGCGTGCTCGCGGAACGCGTAAAGCAGGCGGTCGAATCCAGGGCCTTCCCGCTCGTGGATCCAGGCGCGATCACCATCAGCGTGGGCGTCGCGACGTTTCCGGAAAGCGGGGCCACCGCCGGGGAGCTGCTCGAAGCCGCGGACATCGCCCTTTACGCCGCCAAGCAATCCGGCAAGAACCAGGTTTCCACCGCTTAG
- a CDS encoding DUF4388 domain-containing protein translates to MALVGSLRDLSLPELLAIIANGEKSGVITIRSDAATAQIHLNRGKIVRASDTLRDERFGEIMLKLGKISQETLAAALRAQETAGGSRRLGAILVDMGAITGADQSGAVLYQTCEALYDLCTWQVGYFQFDAQEAPEETGIAIQVDTLLEEVDRRAQAGERARIESMRHVPDSPLRGRRELTPDKLELIRLTRSFHLRTEEFTPLADEDAPEGESL, encoded by the coding sequence ATGGCGCTTGTAGGCAGCCTGCGCGATCTCAGCCTGCCGGAGCTGCTCGCTATCATCGCGAACGGAGAGAAGAGCGGCGTGATCACGATCCGTTCCGACGCGGCTACGGCGCAGATCCATTTGAACCGGGGCAAGATCGTCCGGGCCTCGGACACCCTTCGCGACGAGCGGTTCGGCGAGATCATGCTGAAGCTGGGAAAGATATCGCAGGAAACCCTGGCCGCGGCGCTCCGAGCGCAGGAAACGGCCGGCGGATCACGCCGGCTCGGCGCAATCCTCGTGGACATGGGAGCGATCACGGGCGCCGATCAGAGCGGGGCGGTTCTCTATCAGACCTGCGAGGCGCTCTACGACCTCTGCACCTGGCAGGTCGGCTACTTCCAGTTCGACGCACAGGAGGCGCCGGAGGAGACCGGGATCGCGATTCAGGTCGACACGCTCCTCGAGGAGGTGGATCGCAGAGCGCAGGCCGGCGAGCGCGCGCGAATCGAGTCGATGCGCCACGTGCCCGACTCTCCTCTCCGCGGGCGACGCGAGCTGACGCCGGACAAGCTGGAGTTGATCCGGCTCACCCGGAGCTTCCATCTCAGGACCGAGGAATTCACGCCGCTGGCCGACGAGGACGCCCCGGAAGGGGAATCGCTTTGA
- a CDS encoding DUF92 domain-containing protein produces MRLNPSAPWGALLALAGAALVLVTRQGTRSGALAGFLVALIATAGLGAAAFVPLALFVLGSGLLTRTGRAKKERLGMAENNEGRRGVRHVTAKLALPAAAGGLALFGAAPDAILVLAYVAALAGAFADTAATELGPVIGGRVLALHGFRIVAAAHGTPGGVSAPGLLAGAGSALLAAIAASGVGLLPATSAWIAACAGFLGSVLESALAPTALGARVGHFGRNVFVSAASAGLALGASALGRIGS; encoded by the coding sequence GTGAGGCTCAACCCCTCCGCGCCGTGGGGAGCGCTCCTCGCTCTCGCCGGGGCGGCTCTGGTGCTGGTGACACGCCAGGGCACGCGCAGCGGCGCCCTGGCGGGATTTCTGGTCGCGCTGATCGCCACGGCTGGGCTCGGCGCCGCCGCCTTCGTGCCGCTCGCGCTGTTCGTATTGGGCTCGGGTCTCCTGACGCGCACCGGCCGCGCAAAGAAAGAGCGTCTTGGGATGGCGGAGAATAACGAGGGTCGCCGCGGCGTACGGCATGTAACGGCGAAGCTCGCGCTGCCGGCCGCCGCCGGAGGGCTCGCCCTGTTCGGCGCGGCGCCGGACGCCATCCTGGTTCTCGCCTATGTCGCCGCCCTCGCGGGCGCCTTCGCCGATACCGCGGCTACCGAGCTGGGGCCCGTCATCGGCGGGCGCGTGCTTGCCCTGCATGGCTTCCGCATTGTCGCGGCGGCGCACGGAACCCCGGGCGGCGTGAGCGCCCCCGGGCTCCTCGCGGGCGCGGGATCGGCGCTCCTCGCAGCGATCGCGGCCTCCGGAGTCGGGCTGCTTCCGGCGACCTCCGCCTGGATCGCGGCGTGCGCGGGATTTCTTGGGAGCGTGCTCGAGAGCGCGCTTGCGCCCACCGCCCTCGGAGCCCGCGTGGGTCATTTCGGCCGGAACGTCTTCGTTTCTGCGGCGTCGGCGGGTCTGGCGCTCGGTGCGAGCGCCCTCGGACGGATCGGATCGTGA
- a CDS encoding UDP-N-acetylglucosamine 2-epimerase (non-hydrolyzing) has translation MSEILCVVGARPNFMKMAPILRSLRPFPQIRPYLVHTGQHYDEDMSRVFFDELGLPVPDRDLDVGSDSHARQTARIMTAFEPVVEDRAPKLVIVVGDVNSTLACSLVAVKLGVPVAHVEAGLRSRDRTMPEEINRLVTDAVSDLLFATSADAVDNLRAEGVPSAKIHLVGNPMIDTLRLHLPAARERRAAERLGLKERSYALVTLHRPSNVDQPENLRRVMEALGQLAAKIPVLFPVHPRTRERMVRGGLDPPAGLRITEPLGYLDFLSLMDRARFLLTDSGGIQEETTALGVPCLTLRANTERPVTIAEGTNRLLGDDPASIMPAALPLLEGPLPPARCPSLWDGQSGGRIARVLTQYLGVR, from the coding sequence GTGAGCGAAATCCTTTGCGTGGTCGGCGCGCGCCCCAACTTCATGAAGATGGCTCCCATTTTGAGGAGCCTTCGCCCTTTTCCGCAGATTCGGCCGTACCTCGTTCATACGGGCCAGCACTACGACGAGGACATGTCGCGGGTCTTCTTCGACGAGCTGGGCCTCCCCGTTCCGGATCGCGATCTCGACGTGGGATCGGACTCGCACGCGCGACAGACCGCGCGAATCATGACGGCCTTCGAGCCGGTTGTGGAGGATCGCGCTCCGAAGCTGGTCATCGTGGTGGGGGACGTCAACTCCACGCTGGCGTGCAGCCTCGTTGCGGTGAAGCTCGGGGTTCCCGTGGCGCATGTGGAAGCGGGGCTGCGGAGTCGCGACCGCACGATGCCCGAGGAGATCAACCGGCTCGTCACCGACGCGGTCTCGGATCTCCTCTTCGCGACCTCGGCGGACGCGGTGGACAATCTGCGCGCCGAAGGGGTCCCTTCCGCGAAGATCCACCTCGTCGGGAATCCCATGATCGATACGCTGAGGCTCCACTTGCCGGCGGCACGCGAGCGCCGCGCGGCCGAGCGGCTGGGACTCAAGGAGCGCTCCTACGCTCTCGTAACGCTCCACCGCCCCAGCAACGTGGATCAGCCGGAGAATCTCCGTAGGGTCATGGAGGCGCTCGGCCAGCTGGCCGCCAAGATCCCCGTTCTGTTCCCGGTTCATCCGCGCACGCGCGAGCGGATGGTGCGCGGAGGACTCGATCCTCCCGCCGGTCTCCGAATCACGGAACCGCTCGGCTACCTCGACTTTCTGAGCCTCATGGACCGGGCACGATTTCTGCTCACCGACAGCGGGGGCATTCAGGAGGAAACAACGGCGCTCGGCGTTCCATGTCTCACGCTCCGTGCCAACACAGAACGACCGGTCACAATCGCCGAGGGTACGAACAGGCTTCTTGGCGACGATCCCGCTTCCATCATGCCAGCGGCCCTACCGCTGCTGGAGGGCCCGCTTCCCCCAGCGCGTTGCCCGTCCCTCTGGGACGGACAATCCGGTGGCCGGATTGCGCGCGTGCTGACCCAGTACCTGGGTGTTCGTTGA
- a CDS encoding CpsD/CapB family tyrosine-protein kinase, translating to MARAGRNLFTGFSLDAPYVTETRRILQTLGRRTQDSGQRVFMVTSAARGEGKSTICALLSIVAAKALGRNTLLIDADLRRPTIHHLLGMSPRPGLFEFLEGRVSFDTAMRPTLLPKLSVISSGAHPARPGEAYRDETFAALVKRVRGAFDLVFIDSAPVVPVVEPLLMAEHVDGVIAVVMAGKTPVPLVRRMRDILTPAAQKLVGVIVNNASSQLPYYYDYRYYGYPGQEAHSRRARQGPTIHSDSHPSGSRAYKL from the coding sequence ATGGCCAGGGCAGGCCGCAATCTGTTCACGGGCTTCTCGCTCGATGCCCCCTACGTCACAGAAACTCGTCGCATCCTCCAGACTCTGGGCCGAAGAACCCAGGACTCCGGTCAGCGCGTGTTCATGGTTACGAGCGCGGCACGAGGCGAAGGCAAGAGCACGATTTGCGCTCTTCTTTCGATCGTCGCCGCGAAGGCCCTCGGCCGCAACACCCTCCTCATCGACGCGGATTTGAGACGGCCGACGATCCACCACCTGCTGGGGATGAGCCCGCGGCCCGGATTGTTCGAGTTCCTCGAGGGAAGGGTCTCGTTCGATACGGCGATGCGTCCGACCTTGCTTCCGAAGTTGTCCGTCATCTCGAGCGGAGCGCATCCGGCGCGCCCTGGAGAGGCATACCGCGACGAAACATTCGCGGCACTGGTGAAGAGGGTCCGCGGTGCGTTTGATCTGGTCTTCATAGACAGCGCCCCCGTCGTACCCGTCGTGGAACCCCTTCTCATGGCGGAACACGTCGACGGCGTCATCGCCGTCGTCATGGCCGGAAAGACGCCCGTGCCTCTCGTCAGGAGAATGCGCGACATTCTCACGCCGGCGGCCCAGAAGCTCGTGGGCGTGATTGTCAACAACGCGTCCAGCCAGCTCCCGTATTACTACGACTACCGCTACTACGGATACCCGGGGCAGGAGGCTCACTCCAGACGCGCGCGGCAGGGCCCCACCATCCATTCCGATTCGCACCCTTCGGGCTCCCGCGCCTACAAACTCTGA
- a CDS encoding nucleotide sugar dehydrogenase, protein MSKASATRSPLNRFLRRVDRRSAKVGIVGLGYVGLPLAVEFAKAGYPVTGFEINNRRAAAINAGRSYIQDVPRTEVRHLVAAGGLRATTDFEHLREMDAIDICVPTPLRKTRDPDVSYIVAAVDEIAPRLRRGQLIVLESTTYPGTTEELVAPALEKRGLRTGRDFFLAFSPERVDPGNAVYQTKNIPKVIGGVSRDCTRAASALYASVLDRVIPVSSTRVAEMVKLLENTFRSVNIGLVNELALMSDKMGINVWEVIEAAATKPFGFMPFYPGPGLGGHCIPIDPFYLSWKARESGFEARFIELAGQINASMPYHVAKRVGEALNSLRRPIRGSRVLILGVAYKANIDDVRESPSLDLMEILAREGAKVSYSDPHVPSIVHSGHTMRGKPFRASSLRAADCVVIATAHKAFDFKVIAKHARTVVDTRNALKGRRTHGVFRL, encoded by the coding sequence ATGTCGAAAGCGTCGGCCACACGCTCCCCCTTGAACCGCTTTCTTCGCCGCGTCGACCGACGCTCCGCAAAGGTCGGCATCGTCGGGCTGGGCTACGTCGGGCTTCCCCTCGCGGTCGAATTCGCCAAAGCGGGGTATCCCGTCACCGGGTTCGAGATCAACAACCGTCGTGCCGCAGCGATCAACGCCGGGCGCTCGTACATTCAAGACGTTCCACGCACCGAGGTCCGGCATCTGGTCGCGGCCGGCGGGCTCCGCGCCACGACCGACTTTGAACACCTGCGCGAGATGGACGCCATCGATATTTGCGTCCCGACGCCCCTCCGCAAGACCCGAGATCCCGATGTCTCGTACATCGTCGCGGCCGTGGACGAGATCGCGCCGCGATTGCGCCGGGGTCAGCTGATCGTCCTCGAGAGCACAACCTACCCGGGAACGACGGAAGAGCTGGTGGCGCCCGCCCTCGAGAAGCGAGGGCTGCGCACGGGGCGGGATTTTTTCCTCGCCTTTTCGCCCGAGCGAGTCGACCCCGGCAACGCGGTTTATCAGACCAAGAACATCCCCAAGGTCATCGGCGGCGTCAGCCGGGATTGCACACGAGCCGCCTCGGCGCTCTACGCCTCCGTTCTGGACAGGGTCATCCCGGTCAGCTCGACCCGCGTCGCCGAGATGGTGAAGCTGCTCGAGAATACGTTCCGGAGCGTGAACATCGGACTCGTCAACGAGCTGGCGCTCATGTCCGACAAGATGGGCATCAACGTGTGGGAGGTCATTGAGGCGGCCGCCACGAAGCCGTTCGGATTCATGCCCTTCTACCCCGGTCCGGGGCTGGGAGGCCACTGCATCCCGATCGACCCCTTTTATCTTTCCTGGAAAGCTAGGGAGAGCGGCTTCGAGGCACGCTTCATCGAGCTCGCGGGGCAGATCAACGCCAGCATGCCGTACCACGTGGCGAAGCGGGTGGGGGAGGCCCTCAATTCTCTCCGGCGGCCGATCCGCGGCTCGAGGGTGCTCATCCTCGGCGTCGCGTACAAGGCCAACATCGATGACGTGCGCGAGTCGCCTTCCTTGGATCTGATGGAGATCCTCGCCCGCGAGGGCGCCAAGGTCAGCTACTCGGACCCCCACGTCCCATCCATCGTCCATTCCGGACACACGATGCGTGGAAAGCCCTTCCGGGCAAGCTCCCTGCGCGCGGCGGACTGCGTCGTGATCGCCACGGCACACAAGGCGTTCGACTTCAAGGTGATCGCAAAACACGCGCGCACCGTCGTCGATACCCGGAACGCGCTCAAGGGCCGCCGCACGCACGGCGTCTTTCGGCTCTAA
- a CDS encoding SDR family oxidoreductase — MQHYLVTGGAGFIGSHLAVRLLRDGHRVRVLDDLSTGRRENLEAIAAAGAQDRFEWIEGDVRSSTTCLRACKGIDFVLHQAALASVPRSVEDPVGTTQVNVMGTLTVLEAARRCGVRRVVLASSSSVYGDTEVLPKSEDMEPRPLSPYACAKLAGETFARVFAVTLGLPTISLRYFNVFGPRQNPDSAYAAVVPRFARALLERRRPQVFGDGHQSRDFTFVDNVVQANLDACTRGEGRGEAINIACGERYSLMNLLDELASLTGQTPDPEMLPPRPGDVRHSQASIDRARRLLGFSVQTGFREGLERTVQYYRDAG; from the coding sequence ATGCAACACTACCTCGTAACCGGGGGCGCCGGGTTCATCGGCTCTCACCTCGCGGTACGGCTTCTCCGAGACGGACATCGCGTTCGTGTGCTCGACGATCTCTCCACCGGGCGGCGGGAAAATCTCGAGGCCATCGCGGCGGCGGGAGCCCAAGACCGTTTCGAATGGATCGAGGGAGACGTCCGGTCCTCCACCACGTGCCTTCGGGCGTGTAAGGGGATCGATTTCGTGCTGCACCAGGCGGCCCTCGCGTCCGTGCCCCGGTCCGTCGAGGATCCGGTCGGGACGACGCAGGTGAATGTCATGGGCACCCTGACCGTACTGGAGGCCGCGCGCCGGTGCGGCGTCCGACGGGTCGTCCTTGCGAGCTCCTCCTCTGTCTATGGCGACACCGAGGTCCTTCCCAAGTCGGAGGACATGGAGCCGAGGCCTCTGTCCCCCTACGCATGCGCCAAGCTCGCGGGGGAAACCTTCGCGAGGGTCTTTGCGGTCACCCTCGGTCTTCCTACCATTTCCCTCCGTTACTTCAACGTGTTCGGTCCGCGCCAGAATCCGGACTCAGCTTATGCCGCGGTCGTCCCGCGCTTCGCCCGGGCGCTCCTCGAGCGCCGCCGACCTCAGGTCTTCGGTGACGGGCACCAGAGTCGTGACTTCACCTTCGTGGACAACGTTGTCCAGGCCAACCTGGACGCGTGCACCCGAGGTGAGGGGCGCGGGGAGGCGATCAACATCGCCTGCGGAGAGCGATATTCGCTGATGAATCTCTTGGACGAGCTCGCCTCGCTCACCGGGCAGACCCCCGACCCTGAAATGCTTCCGCCGCGGCCCGGGGATGTCCGGCACTCCCAAGCGAGCATCGACAGGGCCAGGCGGCTCCTCGGCTTCTCTGTCCAGACGGGGTTTCGCGAGGGCCTGGAGCGAACGGTGCAGTACTACCGCGATGCAGGCTGA
- a CDS encoding FemAB family PEP-CTERM system-associated protein has product MSGTPKRASTGPGGSSASLSRRGFARAWSERCSTTAMQAEPASEAPEPVRVKPASDVPASCWDDYVRRNPQGTLCHLRAWLDTVGAAYPYESHSLVAERGGVLCGALPLYRAPVFPSGAALISSPAAIYGGIIADDPAAARALLTSAAELADRFRVRYLELRNRTATGNLQVKNLYVTFRKPIARDPERNMRAIPTRPRTAIRRGIRLGLEAELGGEELLREFYRVYSINMRDLGSPPYPPSFFQGLLRAFGNDCRILIVRHKSRAVGGAAAFFFRNEVLPYWGASIRSAARELCVNDFMYWTLLSRAAERGCELFDFGRSKVGTGAYHFKRHWGFEPTPLPYQYHLVTQKNLPDLSPLNPGFSLPILLWKRMPISITRWLGPKLLRFFP; this is encoded by the coding sequence ATGTCCGGCACTCCCAAGCGAGCATCGACAGGGCCAGGCGGCTCCTCGGCTTCTCTGTCCAGACGGGGTTTCGCGAGGGCCTGGAGCGAACGGTGCAGTACTACCGCGATGCAGGCTGAGCCCGCCTCCGAAGCTCCGGAGCCCGTGCGCGTAAAGCCCGCCTCGGACGTACCTGCGAGCTGCTGGGATGACTACGTCCGTCGCAACCCGCAGGGAACCCTGTGCCACCTCCGAGCCTGGCTCGACACAGTCGGAGCCGCGTACCCGTATGAGTCTCACTCTCTCGTCGCCGAGCGAGGCGGCGTCCTATGCGGAGCGCTCCCCCTGTACCGGGCTCCGGTATTCCCGTCCGGCGCGGCGCTCATCTCCTCACCCGCCGCGATCTATGGCGGCATCATCGCGGACGATCCCGCCGCCGCGCGCGCCCTCTTGACCTCGGCCGCCGAGCTCGCGGATCGATTTCGGGTCCGATACCTCGAGCTGCGAAACAGGACGGCGACGGGCAATCTTCAAGTCAAGAACCTCTACGTGACCTTTCGAAAGCCGATCGCTCGCGATCCGGAGCGCAACATGAGAGCCATTCCCACCCGGCCTCGCACCGCGATTCGCCGGGGCATTCGTCTCGGACTCGAGGCCGAGCTGGGAGGAGAGGAGCTGTTGCGGGAATTCTACCGGGTCTACTCCATCAACATGCGGGACCTGGGGAGCCCGCCCTATCCTCCGTCTTTCTTCCAGGGCTTGCTCCGCGCGTTCGGCAACGATTGCCGAATCCTGATTGTCCGGCACAAGAGTCGCGCCGTGGGGGGGGCGGCGGCGTTTTTCTTCCGGAACGAAGTATTACCCTACTGGGGGGCTTCCATCCGCTCGGCCGCGCGAGAGCTTTGCGTCAACGATTTCATGTACTGGACCCTGCTGAGCCGCGCTGCAGAGCGGGGGTGCGAGCTGTTCGACTTTGGCCGCAGCAAGGTGGGGACGGGAGCCTACCATTTCAAGCGTCACTGGGGCTTCGAGCCGACCCCGCTCCCGTACCAGTATCATTTGGTAACGCAGAAAAACTTGCCTGATTTGAGCCCGCTGAATCCTGGATTCTCGCTGCCGATCCTTCTCTGGAAGCGGATGCCCATTTCCATCACCCGCTGGCTGGGCCCCAAGCTCCTGCGCTTTTTCCCGTGA
- a CDS encoding TIGR03087 family PEP-CTERM/XrtA system glycosyltransferase: MLAADPSLEADAHFHHPLAGPQAPALFPVKILCLCHRIPYPPDKGDKIRSFHQVRALSKNHRVHLAFLIDDPADRTHLDAVERFSATVDWAYRGRQASMARAAFALPSRTPFSVAAFHSPTLHRKVRDRIRAERPDAALVFSTAMAPYVRGERGMAKVLDLVDADSAKWRSYADSHTPPLSWMYREEAKRLSRYEVAAVEDFDEAIVVSEAEAELLRAAGSRREITVIPNGVDVEYFQPEANSPETAAEPAVVFCGAMDYLPNVDGARTFAAEVFPLIRSKEGTCTFYIVGRNPTAAVRKLAELPGIVVTGSVPDTRPYLRRSRVAVAPLRIARGIQNKVLEAMAMGLPIVGTRVAFQGIGATSEDGARISDSPREMAEAVLELLKSPEARRRSGARARQFVMERHRWEGHHGMLEALLQRACERRIAAGEVTP; this comes from the coding sequence ATTCTCGCTGCCGATCCTTCTCTGGAAGCGGATGCCCATTTCCATCACCCGCTGGCTGGGCCCCAAGCTCCTGCGCTTTTTCCCGTGAAGATTCTCTGTCTGTGCCATCGGATTCCATATCCCCCGGACAAGGGCGACAAGATTCGGTCCTTCCATCAAGTGCGCGCGCTTTCAAAGAATCACCGCGTTCACCTCGCGTTCTTGATCGATGATCCCGCCGATCGCACCCACCTGGATGCCGTCGAGCGATTCAGCGCCACGGTGGACTGGGCCTACCGTGGCCGGCAGGCCTCGATGGCCCGAGCGGCCTTTGCGTTGCCTTCACGGACCCCTTTCTCGGTCGCGGCATTCCACTCGCCCACGCTCCATCGTAAGGTGCGCGATCGCATCCGAGCGGAGCGCCCCGATGCGGCTCTCGTCTTCTCCACGGCAATGGCGCCCTACGTTCGCGGGGAGCGGGGCATGGCGAAAGTCCTCGATCTGGTCGATGCGGACTCCGCGAAATGGCGGTCCTACGCCGACTCTCACACCCCGCCCTTATCGTGGATGTACCGCGAAGAGGCGAAGCGCCTTTCGCGGTACGAGGTCGCGGCGGTGGAAGACTTCGACGAGGCCATCGTCGTTTCGGAGGCGGAAGCCGAGCTTCTGCGCGCTGCCGGCTCGCGACGGGAGATCACGGTGATCCCCAACGGCGTCGATGTGGAGTACTTCCAGCCCGAGGCAAACTCCCCCGAAACGGCCGCGGAGCCCGCGGTGGTTTTTTGCGGGGCGATGGATTACCTCCCCAACGTCGACGGCGCCCGCACCTTTGCCGCGGAAGTCTTTCCACTCATTCGAAGCAAGGAAGGGACCTGCACCTTCTACATCGTCGGCCGAAATCCGACGGCGGCCGTCCGCAAGCTCGCCGAGCTACCGGGCATCGTGGTGACCGGAAGCGTGCCGGATACCCGGCCCTACCTTCGCCGCTCGCGGGTGGCGGTCGCCCCCCTGCGGATCGCGCGCGGCATCCAGAACAAGGTCCTGGAAGCGATGGCCATGGGTCTTCCCATCGTTGGAACACGGGTCGCCTTCCAGGGAATCGGCGCGACCTCGGAGGACGGTGCTCGGATCTCGGACTCGCCCCGCGAGATGGCGGAAGCCGTGCTGGAGCTCCTGAAATCCCCCGAGGCTCGTCGCCGTTCCGGCGCTCGCGCGAGACAATTCGTGATGGAGCGTCACCGCTGGGAAGGCCACCACGGCATGCTAGAGGCGTTGCTCCAGCGGGCGTGCGAGCGGCGCATCGCCGCCGGAGAGGTCACGCCATGA
- a CDS encoding GNAT family N-acetyltransferase, with the protein MTEGAYAFEEIQTFQEFLALEDEWNDLLDGSLADLPFLRHEWFRIWWSQFGVQHRLAIILGRRGRKVCFAAPLMERSRRMMGLPLTCLQSLTNDHSCRFDLLVREGEESALERFCGYLARRPRPWDLLLLQDVAEDSPVLPGLIRAARNAGYRAEADHAYTCPYLPLGGSWADYWSGLKPKFRSNIRNRSTRVVLRGPLDFRVASDPEQVAAALAVGIELEQRSWKGNAGSAIASDPSVAAFYTQWMQVAADRGWARLSLLTVGSEPAAFDCGLRYRDRFYSVKIGYDPEFAPYSVGQLLKRELLQRLFAEGVREYDFLGEINDSKRDWLPRTREHEWIFVYGRGILPRLHYAYKFQLRPRVKALLKRAGK; encoded by the coding sequence ATGACGGAAGGCGCGTACGCTTTCGAGGAGATTCAGACCTTTCAGGAATTCCTCGCCCTCGAAGACGAGTGGAACGACCTTCTGGACGGAAGCCTCGCGGATCTGCCCTTTCTCCGACACGAATGGTTTCGCATCTGGTGGTCGCAGTTCGGCGTCCAGCACAGGCTCGCGATCATTCTCGGAAGACGGGGGAGGAAGGTCTGCTTCGCGGCCCCCTTGATGGAGCGGAGCCGACGGATGATGGGACTGCCGCTCACCTGCCTGCAATCGTTGACGAATGATCATTCCTGCCGGTTCGACCTCTTGGTGCGGGAGGGAGAGGAATCGGCCCTGGAGCGGTTCTGCGGATACCTCGCCCGAAGGCCGCGACCGTGGGACCTGCTCCTCCTCCAAGATGTGGCGGAGGACAGCCCGGTGCTTCCCGGACTGATCCGCGCCGCCCGCAATGCCGGGTACCGCGCGGAAGCCGATCATGCGTACACCTGTCCGTATCTCCCGCTGGGCGGATCGTGGGCGGATTACTGGAGCGGGCTCAAACCAAAGTTCCGCTCGAACATTCGGAATCGCTCCACGAGAGTCGTTCTCAGGGGCCCCCTCGATTTCCGCGTCGCTTCCGATCCCGAGCAGGTTGCGGCCGCGTTGGCCGTCGGGATCGAGCTGGAACAGAGGAGCTGGAAAGGCAACGCAGGAAGCGCGATCGCATCCGATCCGTCCGTCGCGGCCTTTTACACCCAGTGGATGCAGGTCGCCGCCGACCGGGGATGGGCCCGTCTCTCCCTGCTGACCGTTGGCTCCGAGCCCGCCGCCTTCGACTGCGGGCTGCGTTACCGGGACCGCTTCTACTCGGTCAAGATCGGCTACGACCCCGAGTTCGCACCGTACTCCGTCGGCCAGCTGCTGAAGCGAGAGCTGCTCCAGAGGCTCTTCGCGGAGGGCGTGAGAGAGTACGACTTCTTGGGCGAAATCAATGATTCGAAACGAGACTGGCTCCCGCGGACACGGGAGCACGAGTGGATCTTCGTGTACGGACGGGGAATCCTCCCGCGCTTGCACTACGCATACAAATTCCAGCTTCGTCCAAGAGTGAAGGCGCTGTTGAAACGGGCGGGGAAGTGA